The genomic window GTATAGGCACTATCTACCCTCTCTCTATCATCCGGATGGATGCTCGCAACAAACGCTTCGTATGAGGCACCAAATTCAGTCTGCTCTATCTCAAAAATACGGTAGACCTCATCCGACCACCACAGTGCACTACTGGTCAGATCAAGCTCCCAGCTTCCGACATGTGCCACACTCTGTGCGGCAAGCAGATGTTGTTGAACCTTCTTCACTTCCTGCTCAGCCTCTACCCGGGCTGTCACATCACGAATCACCGTCATGGCCACCGTGCGACCCTTATCCTGAAATGGAATGCCCTGCACCTCCGCCTGGAATTCAGAACCATCAAGTCGCAAAATACCTTGCTGCATCAGGGGGGCAGGCAATGCATCATCCACCTCTTTGCGAATCCGCTCTGCCACCTGATCACGCAGTTGCGGATGTACACGTTCAATTACAGGCGTGCCGATCAATTCATCTTCTGTTTGCGCTCCGAACATCGTCAGCATGGCAGGATTACAATAGACCCAGCAGCCATCTCTGTGGATACCAACGCCGTCCGGAATAAGATCAAACAGCAGCTGGAAGCGCTTTTCACTCTCACTCAGTTGCAGTGCAGCCCGCTGCCTTGCAATAAGTAGCAGCAGTAGATAGAGCAGCAGTACAATAGCCAATGCTGCCAGCAGATACTGGTTACGTTTATTCTCCTCCACCTTGGCAGCAAAATAGCGGTCATAGGCAATTGAAAGCTCCCTTGCATTCTCCGCAGTACCACAGGTTACCACCGTATCGATAGCATCTAAAACTTGTGGTGAATAATTCAGAATCACCTGCAGATGGCGATGCAGCCTCTTTAATCCCAGCTCTTTGGTCCTGTTTAAACCACGTTGAATACGAGCCTTAGCATCCTGATCATTGGGGTAGACACTCCACTGAAACACATCACGATTAAGCTCGGTAAGCCATTGATAATGCTCGGGATAATCTGCTTGCAGCTGTGAAACAAGCGTAGGTATATAACGCAGTGAGTTGGATAAAATGGCATATGAGGCCTTAAATTCTGATGCGCCCTGCAACTGGATCTGAACCGATGTTTTGAGTGAAGCCAGATAATCATCAAACGCACTGTTATTAGAGAGTAACAGGGAGAGCTCTCCGCTGAGGCTTTTCAACTCAGCCAGATCTCTGCTCATAAGATCATAATGAAAGAGATTCCTGCTATAGACCTGCAACATATTCTGTTCGGACTGGGTATCAAGATGCTCCATCCGCTCCAGAATATAGTGAATGTTGTGCGGTTCATTAGCATCAAAACGCTGAACGTTAATCAACTGCATCACCAGCAGCAGCCCCAGACAGGCAATCAACAGAACATGCACTTTCAATGAAACAGCTTTCATCGTGAATCTTTCCTGTTTTTTATCGGAAAAATAAGATGCTCTCTCTCTTTCGGCTCAAGTGATTCACCTTTGAATTCACCGGGCAGCGTGTAGAGGAAGCTGATGATAGAGCGAACATCATCATCGGGAATCTCTCTGCCCAACTGATATTTCGCCATGGTTCGAATTGCATCATAGAGGGAGTCGTAAGCACCATTATGAAAATAGGGTGCAGTCAACACAGCCAGACGCAGTGATGGCACCTTGTAGCGATGTTTGTCAGACACCTTTCCAGTTACATTAAAGCGCCCCAGATCCGAACTGTTTTCAATCGGATGATCATCAAAAAAGTTACCCATTACACCAAGAACCTGAAACAGGTTGCCGCCCACATTGGCACCCTGATGACAGGCAGTGCAACCATACTCTTTAAACTGACGATAGCCTTTTTTCTCCTCAACAGTGATCGCATCGGCCTCCCCTTTCAGATAGCGATCAAATCGTGAGTTCGGGGTAATCAGAGTACGTTCAAATTCAGCAATGGCATGTTTGATATTGGCTGCAGTGATGCCATCGTCATATAACCGGGAAAAGGTTTTTTTATAGTAGGCATCAGCAGTTAGTTTATTAATCACTGCAGGCCATTCAGAGGCCATCTCACCGTGTGCAGTCACAGGGCCGTCAACCTGTTCTTCCAGCGTCTCAGCCCGTCCATCCCAGAACTGTTTGAAATTGAGGGCGGCATTAAATACCGTCGGCGAGTTGGCAAGCCCGACCCGCCCTTCAACACCAAAGGAGCGTTTCAGTCCATCTGCACCACCTTTATCCTCAAGGTT from Mariprofundus sp. NF includes these protein-coding regions:
- a CDS encoding DAHL domain-containing protein, whose amino-acid sequence is MKAVSLKVHVLLIACLGLLLVMQLINVQRFDANEPHNIHYILERMEHLDTQSEQNMLQVYSRNLFHYDLMSRDLAELKSLSGELSLLLSNNSAFDDYLASLKTSVQIQLQGASEFKASYAILSNSLRYIPTLVSQLQADYPEHYQWLTELNRDVFQWSVYPNDQDAKARIQRGLNRTKELGLKRLHRHLQVILNYSPQVLDAIDTVVTCGTAENARELSIAYDRYFAAKVEENKRNQYLLAALAIVLLLYLLLLLIARQRAALQLSESEKRFQLLFDLIPDGVGIHRDGCWVYCNPAMLTMFGAQTEDELIGTPVIERVHPQLRDQVAERIRKEVDDALPAPLMQQGILRLDGSEFQAEVQGIPFQDKGRTVAMTVIRDVTARVEAEQEVKKVQQHLLAAQSVAHVGSWELDLTSSALWWSDEVYRIFEIEQTEFGASYEAFVASIHPDDRERVDSAYTRHLEESVAYDVRHRLLFDDGRIKYVRERCETERDAEGRSLTSIGTVQEITEQVLAEQKKLLQQEKMEHVQRLESLGILAGGIAHDFNNILTAVMGNAALAGRNIDEISPAREFLSRIETSTQRASDLCKQMLAYSGKGKFVVQAVNLSHLVEEMTRLMEVSIEKNVVIKYHMAENLPPVEADAAQLQQVILNLITNANEAIGSKSGVISFATGVMHADRNYLSQTITDMELPEGRYAFIEVSDTGCGMSADVMHKMFDPFFTTKFTGRGLGMSAVLGIVRGHQGALRIYSEVGKGTTFKVLLPVSSHDYVQEQAMQAEAQNWRADGTILVVDDEETVREVATMMLEDMGFKTLSAVDGSDALQVYRKHESEIVAVLLDMTMPKMDGKECFRELRRINPEVKVILSSGYNEQDATSRFVGQGLAGFLQKPYAPEALHEKIRIMFDNETDNLQ
- a CDS encoding cytochrome-c peroxidase, encoding MLITSLFSLLLFAHSAQAVDLALEPIQPIPDRLQYDAGKAELGEKLFFDNRLSGDNSISCAHCHNLEDKGGADGLKRSFGVEGRVGLANSPTVFNAALNFKQFWDGRAETLEEQVDGPVTAHGEMASEWPAVINKLTADAYYKKTFSRLYDDGITAANIKHAIAEFERTLITPNSRFDRYLKGEADAITVEEKKGYRQFKEYGCTACHQGANVGGNLFQVLGVMGNFFDDHPIENSSDLGRFNVTGKVSDKHRYKVPSLRLAVLTAPYFHNGAYDSLYDAIRTMAKYQLGREIPDDDVRSIISFLYTLPGEFKGESLEPKEREHLIFPIKNRKDSR